One stretch of Paenibacillus sp. FSL R5-0341 DNA includes these proteins:
- a CDS encoding alpha/beta hydrolase gives MELLQSKLETKRAGRTGFKRKRYWIPILVLVLITGFVGIGAQLTPKITIFLLKSGFELASADKNSNEAVISEGVTRVADVPYADEGRNDSTMDIYYPSVTSEPLPVVLWVHGGGWVLGDKADITDYAVQLAKQGYVVVSMNYALAPGTKYPIPVVQTNQALTYVKNHASEFQGDPKKIFLAGNSAGAQIASQTAAVVTNPSLAKLMNITPTTQPEELRGVLLFCGPYNLSTVAETGFPLIRTFLWSYTGVKTFEEYPRLDEMSTVFQATTEYPPAFITSGNDDPLTSQSIELAQVLKRLDVDAETLFFSNSSEKLGHDYQFDLETEAGQQAMHSAVRFLQQYSR, from the coding sequence GTGGAGCTGTTGCAGTCGAAGTTGGAAACGAAACGGGCGGGGAGAACAGGTTTTAAACGTAAAAGGTACTGGATTCCCATTCTAGTCCTAGTCTTGATTACAGGTTTTGTTGGAATCGGTGCTCAACTAACACCGAAAATCACGATATTTTTACTGAAATCAGGCTTTGAACTTGCCAGTGCAGACAAGAACAGTAACGAAGCTGTTATCTCCGAAGGAGTAACACGTGTTGCGGATGTGCCCTATGCAGACGAAGGTCGTAATGACAGTACAATGGATATCTATTATCCTTCCGTAACATCAGAACCTTTGCCTGTCGTGCTGTGGGTTCATGGTGGTGGATGGGTCTTGGGAGACAAAGCGGACATCACAGATTATGCCGTACAATTAGCCAAACAGGGCTACGTTGTGGTCAGTATGAATTATGCGCTCGCACCGGGTACGAAATATCCCATTCCCGTGGTTCAGACGAATCAGGCTTTGACTTACGTGAAGAACCATGCCAGTGAATTCCAGGGTGACCCGAAAAAAATATTTCTCGCAGGCAATTCGGCAGGTGCCCAGATCGCAAGTCAGACTGCGGCCGTGGTGACGAATCCATCCCTCGCCAAGCTGATGAATATAACGCCAACCACCCAGCCGGAAGAGTTACGCGGGGTCCTTTTATTCTGTGGACCTTACAATCTGAGCACGGTAGCGGAAACGGGATTTCCGCTCATACGGACATTTCTCTGGTCATATACCGGAGTCAAAACATTTGAAGAGTACCCGCGTCTGGATGAAATGTCTACCGTGTTTCAGGCCACAACAGAATATCCACCTGCCTTTATTACCTCAGGCAATGATGACCCATTGACCAGTCAATCGATTGAACTGGCACAAGTCTTGAAGCGACTTGATGTTGATGCGGAAACCTTGTTCTTCTCGAACTCATCCGAGAAGCTGGGGCATGATTATCAATTTGATCTGGAGACTGAAGCTGGACAACAGGCGATGCATTCAGCAGTACGCTTTTTGCAACAGTATAGTCGATGA
- the nikR gene encoding nickel-responsive transcriptional regulator NikR → MADKEDLTRFGVAFPTPLIEQFDQYIEEQGYKNRSEAFRDLVRKTLLQPSALQSEQDVAGTIVMVYDHHISDLPIRLMELQHEAHHDIISNMHVHLNHDQCLEVIAVRGNLGRLRHLHQQIQVQKGVLYAELSVTYVDELNKLAHAQSSGQDHNPNQSLDHNHSAGQHGHSHHHRSAD, encoded by the coding sequence ATGGCAGATAAAGAAGATTTGACCCGGTTCGGGGTGGCGTTTCCGACACCTTTGATTGAACAGTTTGATCAGTATATTGAGGAACAGGGGTACAAAAACCGATCTGAGGCTTTCCGTGATCTTGTTCGAAAAACATTATTGCAACCCTCTGCACTGCAATCCGAGCAGGATGTGGCTGGCACCATTGTAATGGTCTACGATCACCATATTAGTGATCTTCCGATCCGCTTGATGGAGCTCCAGCACGAGGCGCATCATGACATTATTTCCAATATGCACGTGCATCTGAACCATGACCAATGCCTTGAGGTAATTGCAGTACGGGGGAATCTGGGACGATTGCGTCATCTGCATCAACAGATCCAGGTGCAAAAAGGGGTATTGTATGCAGAGCTCTCCGTGACTTATGTGGATGAACTTAACAAACTGGCTCATGCTCAGAGCAGCGGTCAGGATCACAATCCGAATCAAAGCCTGGATCATAATCACAGTGCGGGTCAGCATGGTCACAGTCATCATCATCGCTCTGCGGATTAA
- a CDS encoding ABC transporter substrate-binding protein produces the protein MGRFSWRWGKRKGRTGLGILLVCSIGLSGCAQGTAPTASSAENGQSGTALTKDELVLAVGTEPEGGFDPTTGWGQYGSPLFQSTLLKRDAKLQLVNDLATTYSVSEDGLEWTVTLRDDVKFSDGEPLTAEDVKFTFETAAKSGSVIDLTNMADVKAPDDRTVVFTLKSPQSTFISLLTTLGIVPEHAYGADYAEHPVGSGPYKLVQWDKGQQAIVEANEEYYGSKSAFHKLTFLYLDEDAAFAAAQAGTVDIAAIPAAFSKQQVNGMTLEAVKTVDNRGIMFPMQPTGAKSGDGFPAGNDVTSDLAIRQAVNVVIDRKALVEGVLEGYGRPAYSVSDDLPWSNAEAVFMDASLEEAKQILAAGGWVDADGDGIVEKNGVKAEFNLLYFAGDLTRQSLALATADMVAQAGIKINVEGKSREETKKMAYSNAVLFGWGSHDPLETYNLYSSTHKGEGYYNVGLYSNPVVDSWMDKALQATSEEEALPFWQKAEWDGTTGFSYQGDAPWAWLVNIDHLYLVTNGLNIGEQQIHPHGHGWPVTTNLEEWSWDNSTK, from the coding sequence ATGGGCAGATTTTCATGGAGATGGGGAAAACGAAAAGGTAGAACAGGATTAGGCATCTTGCTTGTATGTTCCATTGGTTTATCTGGTTGTGCACAGGGCACAGCGCCAACAGCTTCATCAGCAGAGAATGGACAATCAGGTACAGCCTTAACCAAAGATGAATTGGTGCTGGCCGTTGGCACAGAGCCGGAAGGTGGGTTTGATCCAACAACCGGATGGGGGCAATATGGGTCACCACTTTTCCAGAGTACCTTGCTGAAGCGGGATGCCAAGTTGCAACTGGTTAACGATCTGGCAACTACATATTCTGTTAGTGAAGATGGTCTGGAATGGACAGTTACGCTTCGGGACGATGTGAAGTTTTCGGATGGGGAGCCTCTAACGGCTGAGGATGTGAAATTTACATTTGAAACAGCTGCCAAGAGTGGGTCCGTGATTGATTTGACCAATATGGCTGATGTGAAGGCACCCGACGATCGAACGGTTGTATTCACACTGAAGTCGCCGCAGTCCACATTCATCAGTCTGCTGACGACACTTGGCATTGTGCCTGAACACGCCTATGGTGCCGATTATGCAGAACATCCGGTCGGATCAGGACCGTACAAGCTGGTTCAGTGGGACAAAGGACAACAGGCCATCGTTGAGGCTAATGAAGAGTATTACGGAAGCAAGTCCGCGTTCCACAAACTCACTTTCCTCTATCTGGATGAAGATGCGGCCTTTGCCGCTGCACAAGCAGGTACGGTGGATATCGCTGCTATCCCGGCAGCGTTTAGCAAGCAACAGGTGAATGGCATGACATTGGAGGCTGTGAAAACCGTAGATAACCGGGGGATCATGTTCCCCATGCAACCTACTGGTGCCAAGTCGGGCGATGGTTTTCCCGCAGGAAATGATGTGACATCCGATCTGGCCATTCGCCAAGCGGTGAATGTCGTGATTGATCGTAAGGCTTTGGTCGAGGGCGTACTGGAGGGGTACGGTCGTCCGGCTTATTCCGTAAGTGATGACCTGCCTTGGAGCAATGCGGAAGCAGTATTTATGGATGCCAGTCTCGAAGAAGCGAAGCAGATTCTGGCCGCTGGTGGCTGGGTAGATGCGGACGGTGACGGTATCGTGGAGAAAAACGGCGTCAAGGCCGAATTCAATCTGCTTTATTTTGCAGGTGATTTAACAAGACAATCTCTGGCGTTGGCTACTGCGGATATGGTTGCCCAGGCGGGAATTAAAATCAATGTGGAAGGCAAAAGCCGTGAAGAGACGAAAAAAATGGCTTACTCCAACGCTGTATTATTTGGTTGGGGCAGTCATGATCCACTGGAGACGTATAACCTCTATAGCAGTACTCACAAGGGAGAAGGATATTACAATGTAGGACTGTACAGTAATCCTGTCGTGGATTCTTGGATGGACAAGGCCCTTCAGGCAACAAGTGAAGAAGAGGCATTGCCGTTCTGGCAGAAAGCCGAATGGGATGGAACAACAGGTTTCAGTTATCAGGGTGATGCACCATGGGCATGGCTCGTAAATATAGATCATCTGTACCTGGTTACGAATGGACTGAACATTGGCGAGCAGCAGATCCATCCCCATGGTCACGGCTGGCCGGTGACAACCAATCTGGAGGAATGGTCCTGGGATAACAGTACAAAGTAG
- a CDS encoding ABC transporter permease: MTGRNGWARFVGFKMLRLVSLLVGVSVLSFILMQFSPVDPIEAYIGGDMIRVSAEQRSLIEERWGLNESPTERLLTWGQALIQGDLGTSMIYRQPVADIIQERFMNSVTLMAVAWLLSGIFGFALGVVAAMRRDSKLDRLICWYCYTLASTPVFWIALLLLMVFGVWLGWLPVGLGVPAGMSADQVTWGDRVIHMILPALTLSLTGVASIALHTRQKLTDVLESDYILFARARGERGFQLFRRHGFRHVVLPAITLQFASFSELFGGAVLAEQVFSYPGLGQATVQAGLRGDVPLLLGLVMCSAIFVFTGNMVADILYRLIDPRMNEELMS; this comes from the coding sequence ATGACAGGCAGGAATGGATGGGCCAGATTTGTTGGTTTTAAAATGTTGCGACTTGTATCCTTATTGGTCGGAGTCAGTGTGTTGTCTTTTATATTAATGCAATTCTCTCCAGTTGATCCGATCGAAGCCTATATTGGTGGAGACATGATTAGAGTAAGTGCCGAACAGCGCAGTCTTATCGAAGAACGATGGGGATTGAATGAATCCCCTACAGAACGATTGCTCACTTGGGGACAAGCGCTGATTCAGGGAGATCTGGGAACATCGATGATTTACAGACAACCTGTAGCAGATATTATTCAGGAACGGTTCATGAATTCTGTCACGCTTATGGCTGTAGCCTGGCTATTATCCGGCATCTTCGGGTTCGCTCTTGGGGTAGTTGCTGCCATGAGACGTGATTCGAAGCTAGATCGCCTGATCTGCTGGTATTGTTATACGCTGGCTTCCACGCCAGTATTCTGGATTGCGCTGTTGTTGTTGATGGTATTTGGTGTGTGGCTTGGCTGGCTTCCAGTTGGCCTTGGGGTACCCGCAGGAATGTCAGCTGATCAGGTCACATGGGGAGATCGGGTTATTCATATGATTTTGCCAGCGTTGACTCTCAGCCTGACTGGGGTAGCTTCAATCGCTTTGCATACCCGGCAGAAGCTCACGGATGTGCTGGAGTCAGATTATATTCTGTTCGCGAGAGCGCGGGGTGAGCGTGGATTTCAGCTGTTCCGTCGACATGGGTTCAGACATGTTGTTTTACCAGCCATAACACTACAGTTTGCTTCATTCAGTGAACTGTTTGGTGGGGCTGTGCTTGCAGAACAGGTATTTTCATACCCCGGGCTGGGTCAGGCAACGGTCCAGGCGGGGTTACGCGGTGATGTTCCACTGCTGCTAGGACTTGTGATGTGCAGTGCAATTTTTGTTTTCACAGGTAATATGGTGGCCGACATTCTGTATCGCTTGATTGATCCGCGGATGAATGAGGAGCTGATGTCATGA
- a CDS encoding ABC transporter permease: protein MKQTVERSSEQTRESVEVQKVNTATQEARGNINLELLQAGAEKETRQTRKGYAGTNNNNQHFRNPRKKALIWGSFAVIWIVIVWLTGRLLPASSTLTSLMDRNLAPTWAHPFGTDWLGRDMFMRTLKGLATSIQVGLLAACGGGMIAMLLGLAAASSKAADRVISWIIDLFLSVPHLVSLVMLAFVFGGGLAGVAAAIALTHWPNLARIVRAEMIQLKSAEYIQISHKLGRSRIQIAVQHMLPHLVPQLFVGVLLIFPHAILHEAAITFLGLGLSPQQPAIGIILSESMRYLSAGMWWLAFFPGLALLLVVRAFDVLGNSLRTLTGTGSSREVR from the coding sequence ATGAAGCAGACGGTAGAACGCTCCTCCGAGCAGACGAGAGAATCAGTGGAAGTACAGAAAGTGAACACTGCAACTCAAGAGGCAAGGGGCAACATTAATCTGGAGCTGTTGCAAGCGGGGGCTGAAAAAGAAACACGCCAAACGAGAAAAGGTTATGCGGGTACCAACAATAACAACCAACATTTCCGTAATCCTCGAAAAAAGGCTTTGATCTGGGGCAGTTTCGCCGTGATCTGGATTGTCATCGTGTGGTTGACAGGCAGACTGCTTCCCGCTAGTTCTACGCTGACTTCATTAATGGATCGGAATTTGGCTCCAACCTGGGCGCATCCATTTGGCACAGATTGGCTCGGAAGAGATATGTTCATGCGCACGTTAAAAGGATTGGCAACCAGCATTCAAGTGGGATTGCTTGCTGCATGTGGTGGTGGAATGATCGCAATGTTATTGGGTTTGGCTGCCGCTTCAAGCAAGGCTGCTGACCGGGTGATCTCATGGATTATCGACCTGTTCCTGAGTGTACCTCATCTGGTATCGCTGGTTATGCTGGCCTTTGTATTTGGTGGAGGTTTGGCAGGAGTGGCGGCAGCGATTGCGCTGACTCACTGGCCGAATCTGGCCCGGATTGTAAGAGCGGAGATGATTCAACTGAAATCCGCAGAATACATTCAGATTTCACATAAGTTAGGTCGATCGCGGATACAAATTGCGGTGCAGCATATGCTGCCACATCTGGTCCCGCAACTGTTCGTGGGCGTACTGCTAATCTTTCCCCATGCGATTCTGCATGAGGCAGCCATTACGTTTCTGGGGCTGGGGTTGTCCCCGCAACAACCGGCAATTGGAATTATTTTGTCAGAGTCGATGAGATATTTATCTGCTGGCATGTGGTGGCTTGCCTTTTTCCCGGGACTGGCACTGTTGCTGGTTGTTCGTGCGTTTGATGTATTGGGCAACAGTCTGAGGACATTGACGGGGACAGGTAGTTCAAGGGAGGTGAGGTAA
- a CDS encoding ABC transporter ATP-binding protein: protein MALLDIEGVSVSFRRARGWSGQEQIVVIQNLDLSINEGEIVAVVGASGSGKSVLAQAIMGILPVNAKLEGRISYEGKPLTPERQLHLRGDELVLIPQSVSYLDPLMKVGRQVQPVTQDVGRKRRFMTRSHLKKTEQELTDRYHLPQGTAGKYPFELSGGMARRVLMATATSGQPKLIIADEPTPGIHPEVLAETMKQFRELANQGVGILWITHDVTTALTAADRIAVFYAGTNVETAQVHDFKGNGERLRHPYTKALWNALPQNGFQPLPGSQPLAGQEITTGCSFAPRCNAATAVCTRERPELRKVRGGEVRCFHVT, encoded by the coding sequence ATGGCTCTTCTTGATATTGAGGGAGTATCGGTGTCATTTCGGCGTGCTCGTGGTTGGTCTGGACAAGAACAGATTGTTGTCATTCAGAATCTGGATCTTTCCATAAACGAGGGCGAGATCGTGGCTGTTGTAGGTGCAAGCGGATCGGGTAAAAGTGTGCTGGCGCAGGCCATCATGGGCATTCTGCCTGTCAATGCCAAGTTGGAAGGTAGAATTAGCTATGAAGGCAAGCCTTTAACCCCAGAGCGGCAGCTTCATCTGCGTGGAGACGAACTGGTGTTGATCCCGCAATCCGTCAGTTATTTGGACCCGCTGATGAAGGTGGGGAGACAAGTTCAGCCGGTAACCCAAGATGTGGGAAGGAAGCGCAGATTCATGACTCGATCCCACTTGAAAAAGACGGAGCAGGAGCTGACGGATCGTTATCATCTTCCTCAAGGAACAGCCGGGAAATACCCGTTTGAGTTGTCCGGAGGTATGGCAAGGCGAGTGCTGATGGCGACAGCGACCTCGGGTCAGCCCAAGCTGATCATTGCAGATGAGCCGACACCAGGCATCCATCCCGAAGTGCTAGCCGAGACGATGAAGCAATTTCGCGAGCTTGCAAATCAAGGCGTAGGTATCCTGTGGATTACGCATGATGTTACGACGGCCCTGACGGCCGCTGATCGCATCGCTGTATTTTATGCGGGTACCAATGTAGAGACGGCGCAGGTGCATGATTTTAAAGGGAATGGAGAACGTCTGCGTCATCCATATACGAAAGCGCTCTGGAATGCGTTGCCGCAGAATGGATTTCAGCCACTCCCAGGCTCCCAGCCATTGGCAGGTCAAGAGATCACGACAGGATGTTCATTTGCTCCCCGATGTAATGCAGCAACCGCTGTATGTACCCGCGAACGTCCAGAGCTTCGTAAGGTTCGGGGCGGAGAAGTGAGGTGTTTCCATGTCACTTGA
- a CDS encoding ATP-binding cassette domain-containing protein, with product MSLEARDVSYRYDPKSWVFQQMNMQVQRGEVVGLWGPSGCGKTSLGRILAGYAEPVAGQVLLDGKPLPHTGVCPVQLVFQHPEKAVNPRWRMRRVLQEAAVQDEQLLEALGIQQTWLDRRPSELSGGELQRFCVARALGTATRYVIADEMTTMLDAITQAQIWHTVMEVARQRDLGLLIISHDRDLLNRLCDRITPMPISMSL from the coding sequence ATGTCACTTGAAGCACGGGACGTGAGTTACCGTTACGATCCGAAATCGTGGGTGTTCCAGCAGATGAATATGCAGGTGCAACGGGGAGAAGTGGTGGGCTTATGGGGACCGAGTGGCTGTGGCAAAACAAGCCTTGGGCGCATTCTTGCAGGATATGCCGAACCCGTGGCAGGACAAGTACTTCTGGATGGGAAACCACTTCCTCATACAGGAGTATGTCCGGTTCAGCTGGTGTTCCAGCACCCGGAGAAAGCCGTGAATCCACGCTGGCGAATGCGTCGTGTACTTCAAGAAGCGGCTGTGCAGGATGAGCAGTTGCTCGAAGCTTTGGGTATTCAGCAGACCTGGTTGGACCGTAGACCGAGTGAATTATCCGGTGGAGAACTGCAGCGTTTCTGTGTGGCGCGAGCACTTGGGACAGCGACACGTTACGTGATCGCAGATGAGATGACAACGATGCTGGATGCGATCACGCAGGCACAGATCTGGCATACCGTGATGGAAGTGGCTCGCCAGCGTGATCTGGGATTACTGATCATAAGCCATGATCGGGATTTGCTGAACAGGTTGTGCGACAGAATTACACCGATGCCGATATCGATGTCACTGTAA
- a CDS encoding MalY/PatB family protein — MNNNSTFDQSINRISTGSEKWDALEDIFGAADALPMWVADMDFAAPPSVIQALKTRMEHGIFGYTVRTEAYHAAVAGWMERRHNWKINDDWIVFTPGIVPALSIAVQRFTEPGDAVVIQTPVYAPFYEVVRGQGRELITNPLVENNGHYSMDLEQLESSLQTGRVKMLILCSPHNPVGRVWTREELEGLTSLCLQYNVLIVSDEIHADLVHHRGAHTPLTLISDAVSDLSIICTAPSKTFNIPGLCTSNIIIPNARLRESFAQGVKTMGLASISTLGAVATEAAYNGAEEWLDECLAYIRGNMEYVQQYVAEHMPKIKMVLPEATYLLWMDFRELNIPHAQLCNMLLHEARLAFNDGSIFGAEGTGFMRINVACPRSTVEEAMRRLSVLLSNVSGK, encoded by the coding sequence ATGAACAATAACAGTACATTTGACCAGTCTATTAACCGGATTTCTACAGGATCAGAGAAATGGGATGCGCTTGAGGATATCTTCGGCGCTGCTGATGCGCTTCCGATGTGGGTGGCCGATATGGATTTCGCTGCTCCACCATCCGTTATTCAGGCCCTGAAAACACGGATGGAGCACGGAATTTTTGGTTATACAGTACGGACTGAGGCGTATCATGCAGCTGTCGCAGGATGGATGGAACGGCGCCACAATTGGAAAATTAACGATGACTGGATCGTATTCACTCCTGGTATTGTGCCCGCGCTAAGTATTGCTGTACAACGATTCACAGAGCCGGGAGATGCAGTGGTCATCCAGACTCCGGTGTATGCTCCCTTTTATGAAGTCGTACGTGGTCAAGGCCGTGAACTGATCACCAATCCTTTGGTAGAGAATAACGGTCATTACTCGATGGATCTGGAACAACTGGAATCCAGCTTGCAGACGGGTCGGGTCAAAATGCTAATTCTGTGCAGCCCTCACAACCCGGTTGGACGGGTATGGACTCGAGAGGAGCTTGAAGGGCTCACGTCGCTGTGCCTGCAATACAACGTACTAATCGTCTCGGATGAAATTCATGCTGATCTTGTTCATCACCGCGGAGCTCATACACCGCTGACCCTGATCTCGGACGCCGTCTCTGATCTAAGTATCATCTGTACGGCTCCAAGCAAAACGTTCAACATTCCTGGCCTCTGCACATCCAACATCATCATTCCTAACGCCAGGTTGCGAGAATCGTTCGCGCAGGGTGTAAAAACGATGGGACTTGCCAGTATCAGTACGTTGGGAGCTGTTGCAACCGAAGCGGCTTACAACGGTGCCGAGGAATGGCTCGATGAGTGCCTTGCATATATCCGTGGGAATATGGAGTATGTACAGCAATATGTCGCGGAACATATGCCAAAGATCAAAATGGTTCTGCCCGAAGCAACCTATCTGTTATGGATGGATTTCCGGGAGCTGAATATCCCACATGCACAACTATGCAACATGCTGCTTCATGAAGCGAGGCTTGCTTTCAATGACGGAAGCATCTTTGGAGCAGAGGGCACAGGATTCATGCGCATTAATGTAGCCTGTCCACGTTCTACGGTGGAAGAGGCCATGCGCAGATTGTCTGTGTTGTTAAGCAATGTGTCGGGCAAATAA
- a CDS encoding stalk domain-containing protein encodes MKNKKWLIAAGVFGMVLTGSAGVYAGTQLETIKAYLNHGLAIEVNGQKFTPTGDQGKKLAPITYQGSTYLPVRSIADALKTEVKYDAQNNKVSIGSSSSSGGSTSTGNSGSTSPSTGTNTQAAGVKSKYLPADFPLPKDAKSTSLIENIMDGNKKVVLTYTTKETLLTVGTSYKDYYQTKNLSQNTQDIQADGFSIVGREDGKYAVTITGSVSATNKDLNEITVVWGEE; translated from the coding sequence ATGAAAAACAAGAAGTGGTTAATTGCTGCGGGTGTGTTTGGCATGGTGTTGACGGGATCGGCAGGCGTATATGCAGGTACACAACTGGAGACGATCAAAGCTTATCTGAACCATGGGCTCGCCATCGAAGTGAACGGACAGAAATTCACACCGACAGGTGATCAGGGCAAAAAGCTTGCGCCAATTACGTATCAAGGCAGTACATATCTTCCCGTTCGTTCCATTGCAGATGCGTTGAAGACCGAAGTGAAGTATGATGCTCAAAACAATAAAGTAAGCATCGGCTCTTCAAGCTCTTCTGGTGGGTCAACATCCACAGGCAACAGTGGATCGACATCGCCATCCACAGGTACGAACACACAGGCGGCAGGCGTGAAGTCCAAGTATCTGCCAGCAGATTTCCCGTTACCGAAGGATGCGAAGTCAACCAGCCTCATTGAGAACATAATGGATGGTAACAAAAAAGTAGTGCTCACTTACACAACCAAAGAAACATTACTAACCGTTGGAACATCCTACAAAGACTACTACCAGACCAAAAATCTGAGTCAGAACACTCAGGATATCCAGGCAGACGGCTTCAGCATCGTGGGTCGTGAAGATGGTAAATATGCCGTAACCATCACGGGTTCTGTGTCTGCAACCAACAAGGATCTGAATGAAATCACCGTGGTGTGGGGCGAAGAGTAA
- a CDS encoding S9 family peptidase produces MMSQRGITSEDLYQITWVNDPTPSPQGGQLVYVSRKTNEARDGYCSHLRLLHLGSQKDRPFTYGEKDHSPAWSPDGTQLAFIREVDGKSQVWIIASDGGEAQQISHLKHGVSSLLWSPDGHTLLVKSSVDMSGQEDLEPTDPKDDEHKLPQEHVVDRIRMKSDAGGLWNGRRAHLFTIPSIDLDAEATPVTTGHYDVGDYVWSPDGTSIAWIAQMPEEGEEHNDYTLTNHIYLAKVDGSDVQQITPEGYTFSRLTFAPDGKSLALLASDRSYGNATLVKLYTLQISGGELVCLSTDWDVQLNHSIVGDMRSHLTTTGPVFSRDGSSILCLATIHGSVRIAKFARDGSSADYIWPDEREIYQFAELENGQIVAAVADTRSPGDLYVYEQPENSDVEPIQLTRSNPQLENEIHLSTPETFWFNSSDGLRLQGWIMKPHGMVDGVKIPTILEIHGGPHMMYGFTFMHEFQILAAQGYAVVYINPRGGLGYGQQFVDACRGDYGGGDYRDLMESVDYVLSQYEFIDESRLGVTGGSYGGFMTNWIVGHTDRFKAAVTQRSISNWLSFYGVSDIGYFFTEDQIGGNAWDDTEKLWKHSPLAYVGNVSTPLLILHGEQDLRCPIEQAEQLYIALKRRKQITRLVRFPGANHELSRGGHPHLRVRRLEHIAGWFNEYL; encoded by the coding sequence ATGATGAGTCAGCGCGGCATAACATCGGAAGATCTTTATCAGATTACATGGGTTAACGATCCAACTCCGTCCCCTCAAGGCGGACAACTGGTATATGTAAGCCGGAAAACGAATGAAGCACGTGACGGTTATTGTTCTCACCTAAGACTGCTTCATCTGGGGAGTCAAAAGGACAGACCCTTTACTTATGGAGAGAAGGATCATTCCCCTGCCTGGTCGCCAGATGGGACTCAGCTTGCTTTTATACGAGAGGTTGATGGTAAATCCCAAGTGTGGATTATCGCATCAGATGGCGGAGAAGCACAGCAAATCAGTCACCTGAAACATGGCGTCAGTTCCCTGCTATGGTCACCGGATGGTCATACCTTACTTGTGAAATCATCCGTGGATATGAGCGGACAAGAAGACTTAGAACCTACAGATCCTAAAGACGATGAACATAAACTGCCGCAAGAACATGTTGTAGACCGAATTCGCATGAAGTCAGATGCCGGCGGATTATGGAACGGAAGACGTGCCCATCTTTTCACCATTCCATCAATCGACTTGGACGCGGAAGCAACCCCGGTAACTACAGGTCATTATGACGTTGGAGACTATGTCTGGTCACCGGACGGAACATCCATCGCATGGATTGCACAGATGCCCGAAGAAGGCGAGGAGCATAACGATTACACCCTGACCAATCATATTTACCTTGCCAAGGTAGACGGATCAGATGTGCAGCAGATAACTCCGGAAGGATATACGTTCAGCCGACTGACTTTCGCACCGGATGGAAAATCCTTGGCACTGCTCGCCAGTGACCGTTCCTATGGAAATGCCACACTTGTGAAGCTGTACACCCTTCAGATATCAGGTGGTGAGCTCGTATGTCTGAGTACCGATTGGGACGTACAGTTGAATCACAGCATTGTCGGAGACATGCGTTCACATCTGACAACCACGGGGCCTGTATTCAGTCGGGATGGTTCGTCCATCCTCTGTCTAGCGACGATCCATGGTAGTGTACGCATCGCCAAATTCGCACGAGACGGCAGCAGTGCCGACTATATATGGCCTGACGAACGGGAGATTTATCAATTTGCCGAGTTGGAAAACGGGCAGATCGTTGCCGCTGTTGCGGATACACGCAGTCCTGGTGATCTCTATGTATATGAACAACCGGAAAATTCCGATGTAGAGCCTATTCAACTCACCCGGAGCAATCCACAACTTGAGAATGAGATCCACCTTAGTACACCGGAAACCTTCTGGTTCAATTCCTCAGATGGCCTGCGGCTGCAAGGGTGGATCATGAAACCTCATGGCATGGTCGACGGGGTCAAAATCCCGACCATTCTGGAGATTCATGGCGGCCCGCACATGATGTATGGTTTTACATTTATGCACGAGTTCCAGATTCTCGCCGCACAAGGCTACGCTGTTGTATACATCAATCCACGCGGTGGCCTCGGATACGGGCAGCAGTTTGTAGATGCCTGTCGCGGAGATTACGGTGGTGGCGATTATCGCGATCTCATGGAGAGCGTGGATTACGTCCTATCCCAATATGAGTTTATCGATGAGTCCAGACTAGGTGTAACCGGCGGTAGTTATGGAGGCTTCATGACTAACTGGATTGTTGGACACACGGACCGCTTTAAGGCCGCTGTTACCCAGCGTTCCATCTCTAACTGGCTATCGTTCTACGGCGTAAGTGACATTGGATATTTCTTCACGGAAGACCAGATTGGCGGTAACGCATGGGATGACACGGAAAAGCTGTGGAAACATTCTCCGCTCGCTTATGTCGGCAACGTAAGCACTCCGCTGCTCATTTTACATGGCGAACAGGATCTGCGGTGTCCGATTGAACAGGCCGAGCAGTTATACATTGCGTTGAAACGACGCAAACAGATCACCCGTCTTGTTCGTTTCCCAGGTGCCAACCATGAGTTGTCTCGGGGAGGTCATCCTCACTTGAGGGTACGCCGTCTGGAGCATATTGCCGGATGGTTTAACGAGTACCTGTAA